The genomic stretch TGtctataaataaaatttactagttaattaaaaaaataacagattcaacaataaaaaaagtactttacaaaaaaatctattaaaCATAATTGATTTGGCTTGATGGGATATATAGAATTATACTATAAGATTAAATCAAcagaaattttaaattgaGAGCAAAAATATACTATTTTTGTACTAAGAAAGCCATTTTACTAGATCTGGAAATAtgaattctaaaaaatctttaaaagaGATACTAGAttctgaaaatattgattttgatgatgatatcattgaagataataaagtaaatattgaaaattcaaaagatgAAGTGTTTGCTGAtgttgaaaataatgatgggGATAATGATACCTCTACAATATGTATTGAGTGTGAAAACGAAAAATGGATTATAATTTGCCAAGATTGCCAAGATAATTTCTGTGAAGattgttttaattcaatCCATAAAACTGGTACAAGACGTGAGCACACTTTTATCAATACAAAAAtacaagaaaatgatattaaagcTTCTAATGCAAATACTATTGATGTTACCGGAAATAATGATCACGATAACCCTGACGATGAGGGAAACATTTCCaatgaattagaagatcGCTCCTTCAAAGTGTCTAATTCAATTAGTGAGGGAAAGttgttaaaatatttgcaaaaaaatatttcatttattcCAATGAGATTAACCTATGAAGAGAGATACCttctaaaattattagaagcCACATTAGAAGTTTCTGAATATACCAACAATGTTGATATACTATCTTATGAGTCAAAAACTAAAAGAATtgtaaaacaattaaaagaattatgtTCTATATTATCTGGTCTTGTAATTGCATCTAACTTTAAAATtggtttaaaattaatCGAAAACAAGGAATACAagaaattttctaattggtttaaaaaaatttttgaaattggtAGAAGATATAAGATTATGAATCCCGAAAAGATGAAATCTAATTATGGTAAGCTTGTCTACATATTAATGGATTCTATGTTACCTGAAATAGAATCAATTATGGAGTTCAATTTGTATAAGCCAATCAATACCATCGagtcatttttaattgaaaacaaTTCAAAGAATACAGATAACAatgaaatttatcaaatgttTCGAGATAATTTGATTCTTGATGCAACAAGTTATATTTCCTCCATTGGTAAAACAAGAACCcagataaataaattaattaaaaaaaaagaaagtgCCATTGAAACCTTAGCTAATAAATATGGTAAAATCAACGGCTTTGATGACGAAAAAATCCgccaaattatttattcaatcGATGACTTTAATACTTATACATTTATGAATAGAACCCCTATTTTAAGAATGCAAAGAAGATTAGATTTATTTCTAGAACCagaaattatgaaaaaatacCCGATAGGTATTAAATATGGTAGAGGTGGTTCTAAATTAACTCATGACCATAGTAAACAATACCATTACGTCCAACAATCTTTGATGATTTGGTCAATTGTTCAACGAGAAATGATACATCTTTGGTACTTAGCTGATTTAGATCTTTTCAGTACCACACATTATCAATTGGCAAATACAGGTCATGGTTTAAATAGAATCAAAGCGTGtcctttaatttataaagaAATGGTCAAAATTATTGGTGAATGTAAGATGAGTAGTAAAGAATGGATTGGATCATCTGTTATTCATTTAGGTGATCACGCTGTCCCTAATGCGttatttttcttagataaatatattcaaatccCAAATATCTTAATGCCATTCGATAATACaatcaataaaatagaTGAATATGTTTCCCACGATGTATTTTTCTCTGAATACATTACTAAGGAATATGGTTCTACaaaagatttgaaattgatcATCCTACAAGATTCGTTCACTCATATGTTTGATGGATCAGGTGCtgataatttctttatgaGTGGCTCTTGTATTGATGGTAGATTAACCTCGGCCTGGAATTTTTGTAATGAATTAtccaaaaagaaatattataatatctTCTTGTTGACCGGTTTCACTGGATTTAATGGTAACGAAggattttgaaattaattacTGCTATCCTAAAGTAGGAACTTttctatttaaatatatagcAAACAGCGCATTATTaggtaataaaaatagcttaccatttttttcttggcATTATTCTACATTATCATTGTCTTGGCACAACTACTGTTTATGCTCGAAGGTTTATAATCGATTCAGATTGAAACCAAGTCTgcagaattaaaaaaaatttctgaaaatattttttgtaacaAAGTAGAATCGCATTCCAGATACTATAAAATTAGATAtcttattatcaatttaaaATGACTGACCTTCATGacaatatatatctttCTTTTAAGATGTGTGCTTATTAATCGCTAGAATTGATGAAAAACAGGAGTAGCAACAGGATTTCCAAAAGAGGCGCCGGAGATTTGTTTCACAGAGGCTTtaacatttgaattattaaaaatatcaaaaaaaaaataaaaaaaaagaaagcaAAACACAACATCCGTTTATAGATTAAGTAGTGAAAACAAAAGTATTTGTACTTACTGAATTGGTGTATAAGAACTAAGAGTTTACAATTAGCAATTTTCAGgcttaattttaatataacaatcaaaataaaatagaattggtattcaataaaaagaaacacTAATATGAAATTCGTAGATGACATAGTGGAGCAATTCCAAGACATGAGTATTCTAAAATGGATTCGTCTTGTTGTCATAGTTGGTGGCTACATcttatttagaaatatcgttgaaaaagaattgcaaaaaagaaagatcaaaaatcaaattaaagaGGATGAAAAAGCCAAAGTTGAAGCTCGTGAAAAGGAATTGATTGAGGATCCATTAGCTGAAGTCATGACAGAAAGTATTAATTTTGGATGGGGTAACAGAACTAGAAAGAGGgttgaaaaacaaaaagatcTGTTCGAGAAGAAAGCTGAATTATTAGCTCAGCAACAACAGTATTCCCATGATGAATCAGACGCTGATATTGAGGATTTGTTGGTTGATGACTGATAAGAAACTCCCATTTCGTTGGATGCACAGAACTCCTATAACCAGTAAATGGCAAAGCTTCCTCATTCAATTGGTAAtactatatttttgtttagaATTGCCTATGGAGCTTTCTTCTGCTATTACTATTTCATTTAAACcgtatatatttttacttccattttattttatttaatattgctttattttaatacaatTTGACATTAGTTTAACTAATTTTATTCagtttagaaaaaaaaactaatttGTTTAGTAATTCCGAGctcaataaattcaattggaatatttttgtatttattgaaatacTTCTATTGATAGTACATTTATCGATTTTAAACTTCTGGTACTATTGTATTCAATCTTATAGGTGTTCAACTTACTAGAAATCTATATAAGTATTGAATTTCAAGCAGGATAGCTACAGGCTCACGTTAAGTAACAGATAAACTAGTATTTCTGTGTCTATGGCGGTGAGCAGTACACCTAATACTATtacttctaataataatattttcattattactatGGTATATAGGATGATAGGCGCAATGAGATCAAGATCAAgattaattttgtttttaattaGCTTCTAATTCCAATAAGTATGTATTATTTAACATTGAAGCTAGAAAGATAAATACCAGGGAAGTTTAAAAgcttaaaagaaataaaaaatgataaaggTTAACGTTAATTACAATTTATAATTGCTAGCTTCCCTCATTATTGTTGGGCACCTTATAATAATGTACTTTGTAACTACAAGGTATTGTCAATTAACTGTATGATAgtagatatatttaatttaaattaaatacatAAAAATCTTACGATGATAATCTATAACATGTATTTTACAGTCGTGGTGAGAGTATAATATCTTTTAGATTTTTACATACTTCTGGCATGTGACCTAAATTACCGGCATAGGCCAGTTATTTTGTCAAAATTCCCTTTTGGTAAATCGcatcaatttttattttcagcTTTAGCTCATCAACTGAATATTTTAGATTATACATGTTTTATTGAACAATAAAATACTACAGACGTTTGATTTTAcatattgatttaaaataacGCTCCGTGTCTGACTTTTTATTGGCTGAATAACGTCCCTACAATTTGTTTTTCCTAATTTTTGAAGggataaaatatataaataaaaatagcaTATTTTAATGAGTTTTCGTAGAGGTGGTCGTGGTGGTGGTAATGCAGGCGGTAACAGTTTTCTAAGTAACTTACCATTTGGATTAGGATATGGAGATGTTGGTAAAAATGATTCGACAGAAAATCCTGTAGTCCCATTGCCTGTAAATAATCCAATTACCTCTAAGGAAAGATCCATTGCAGTTtcttatattaaatttgtgGAGAATGTTAGAGAAGGACCATTTTATACCAGTTCTATAAGTATATCAATAATGGATAAAAAAGAcaagaaaaatgaagaaaaaaaagatcaTGATATTGTAGAGGAAGGCAGTATTAATGACGGGATTGAAAGATACTctgataaatatttgaaaaagagaaaaattgGGGCATCAATCGATGATCATCCCTATTATTTACCTGTTTTTCCCAAAGAACTATATCAGGTTATGGGtattaataagaaaaaattattatctttatcgaacttgaataaaaaagatgatATATACACTGGTAAAGGTGACTCTGAGGATGTTGGTCTTTCCATgctagaaaaattaaaagaattagccgaagatgatgacgatgaaAAGTCAAGTAATAAACAGAATGCAGAGGCTGAAGAAGattttgatgaagattttgaagaagatgaagatggtgatgatgattataatgctgaaaaatattttgatgatggtgatgaagatgattaTGGTGATGAAGAGTTCGAAAATGCTTTCTGACTTAATTccatttttaatagttttCAAAGTAACGCTATACtcatatttcaattatttctCTAATATCACTTATATCACTTATATCACTTATATCACTTATATCACTTATATCACTTATTTCTTTGCATATATATGCATATAGCCTCTCTGCATTCCATTTCCTTGTACACTAGCTACTATAATCACagtataatttatataaatatcagTATAGCTACATCACAATTAGACTAATCacaattttaatagatGATGTCATATGCTAATAGTGCGGCAATCATTTTACGTGATCTTCTTAGATAATATGCATTCAATCTTCGATTACATAagttaatatatatatatatatatatatatatatattacagttgtataattaattgaaaagacACTTGGATAGAATACCTAGCATTGTAGAGTATATTGGCTCTATCGTTGATATCTACTAGATGGTTGtctattgttattatttctagTACCTTTAGGTCCTTTAGGGGCTTGAGGAAGTTTTGATTGGATATCTCTTCTACTATTATTGTAGTTAGTATTTTGATCACTATGGTAtctgtaatttttttcatctcTATCGTTGTTCTTATTGTAGCTATTACCTTTGTTGCTATTGTTACTGTTCCCGTTATTAgtactattactattactattgttTCTGTTATAATCATTTCTACCTGAGCTCCACCCACCATCATTACGTTTAAACCTTTTTTCATCTCTCATATCATTAGTATTTCTTGATGCTTCATGCTTACGGGGATATTTATCACTGCTggtagtattattattctggTTACTACTATTAGAATTGTTTCCAAAGTTATCCCGGAAGTTTGGTTGAGACGGTAATGATGCTGGCCTACTTTTAGGCTTTTCGTATGTTCTTGTGTGCTGACCCCTATGATTATTAGtatcatttatatttttgccatcattatcattattataactTCTGTTCTTTACATTGTTGATTTGTGTGGTtgatttatcattatcaccGTTTATGTGAGATTTGTTAGAGTCTTTATATTGATTTGATACTCTTCGATCTGGTTTGACATTTTCATGAGATCCAGAGGATCTGTTACTTGAGGAGATATTGGCAAATCTGCTTGGTGTAGCCCCATCAGATTTCCTATTAGGTGGATTGTATCTTGTATCATGATGTTCATCGCGATATCTACTTTCTTTATTATGAAATTCTTCTCCCGAATGCTCATTATGTCTATCGTTGTAAGAATGTTTTGCTGAGTCCAGAATTCTAGAAGTATCTGAGTTATATCTACTGACTTTCTTTGTAGGTCTCAATGAAGCATCATCAGAATATAGATCAGCTTGTTTGCTATCCGGCTCATTGCTGACGAAGTGAATTGATTCTCTTAGGTTGCTGAttctctttttatattcacTCATGGTTTGGTATTGAACTAGAGAAGAAAagtattgaataaaaatagcaGAAAGAGCCTCCCTAAAATGATTAACATCCGTTCTTTGTCTTCTTAGCTCATTGATTTTGTCGATAGCAGAATCATCCGTAATAACATCCATGGCACGTTTAATGTTGTTTTcctttaaaaaatacacAGCATCATCCATATGTCTTAAGACCTTTTGTAACGGCCATTGATGGTGTTCTGAATTTCTATTAGTGGATGGGCCAGTTGGCAATGAAGTTTTATCCAAATCGTCCTGcctcttcttctttctcaattgaatttggtttctcaaattttcttctttctttttattcGATAAATGTGTTTCATATTTCTTAATCtcttctaattcattttcatacTTTTCCTTTTCTATTAGTTCATCTGCATTCAAAGGACGGAAGTCCTGTAATGGCAATGAGTGTTTTAGGCGTGCTGATAAATGGCCTAATAGTGCATTGGTTGGAAGTTTGATATCTTCCCTTTCTTCTACAGacaaattttcattaagaGCATTAATTACCAAAATTATGTGTGTATCAATGATCGGAAATACTTTAGAAAAATGTTTCATAAATTCAATGCCATTTCTTACGGACATGTAACTTTTTTCtgatatcaaataaataatttgattcGTTAAACTAGTGTaccatttaaataatactactGCATAGGTATCAGTCAGTTGTTTCTTAGATCTAATTGTCTCTAACCTTTTAATACAATGcgagaaaaaaatacctAGATTACCAGACTCTAAAGGTGTTGATGAAAACAGTAAGGATCTAATAATATCCGAGTTTATTAGAATATCGAAGATGTCTGTAATAGTATCGTTATCaaatgttaaaaatataaaatatgcGCCAAATAAAGCATCCGATGGTGAAAAAATTACCCTTGGAATCAAACAATATTGTAAAAAGATCTTAATAGCCTCATCGTTAAGCGCAGACTTCCACATTATTCCTTTCTCGCTTAGTAGTGTCGAGACCTTATTAAATGTTTGTTGATGCGCAATACCAGCAACAAGTAGatctttgattttttttgaaagttCTGCCTTCTTTTTAGTTCTGACAGCTTCCTTCAGTTCCACTGAAAGCCGTTTCTTTGTGTCATCATAGAATTCTTTATTGAACTGAATATCGTAAAGAATTAGAGtccaaaatattaaaaataaatcttttggaagttttgaaaaattgacACCTCTAAAcgtaatattatcaaatgtAGAGTTTTCTGTGATGTTGTTCAAGTCAATAACATTTTGGAACGAGTCTCTCCAAATGTGAAATACCCATTGTGTAGGTATATTGTAATCCGATagtaaaatttcaaatggAAGAATATTTTCCTTAAATTCCGGTTCTGAAAGAGAAAACCTAACTAATTCGATAAAAGACCATAATAAGGTATTCATTTGATCACACTTAGAAGATAAAATCTTATAATGTGAATTTTCAGTGttggaatttaaatttagattgtaaagcaaaataataatttccgAAATCGATTTCTGATGAACGAAATCTGACACTAGCTTTTGAGCTACACCTACATTTTTATCCCTAGTATCATAAATCAGAGATCGTGCTACCTTTTGCAAAGGCTCGCCAGAATTTAGCATTATTAAACTTTTAGTATTGATTTCATGTAAATCTCTAATACCTCCAACTGTTATGATAAGCTCTCTTAGTAATGAAGTTGCTGTAACATTACCTTGGTGTAATGTCTTTGTGATGTAAACAATAATGTTTGTTAGATCCATATCAGGGCAATTTTTAGCAAGTCCAGAGATAAATGATACTAAACGTTGAACCCAAAAGACTTCATTAATACCGTCTGATTGAATAGTTGGTCTTACCTGAGTTAAATGCAAAAGTAATACGTACTGCAATGCATCATAGGCAAatctattgaaatatttagcGGTAAAAATAACTAATTCGGAAACTTTATCATAGTTTTCAATCTGCCTAACAGTTGGAAGTAAGGTTGCAAGTGGATTTGTGGATATTAATGTAGCTAATTTTCTGGCATCTCTTTCAAGCGTATCTGTGCTTAATGCTTTTAAAATAGTCTTAGTCTCTCTCTCTGCTTTATTGAAGTACACCTTTACTAGTAGTATATCCTTAGAAGTTCTATTAATCATTTCATGATACATATAATATCTTCTTTCGAAAGGGAAAAAGCTCATTAATTCATAAATGTCAGAAGTTACCAAGCtatttaaatctaaaaGTGGAATTGCCGGTAGAATAAATTTTCGAACATAATTAACCCAGTTATCAACTATCTTAAGTTTTTCCTCGTCGGCTGAAGAGTTTATATTACAGATACCAATACGGCATAACTTTGAAATTAGCTGAGGGCATTTACCTAGTGAAGGACCTATAACCGTGAGATATTTATGAGACAAGTTGAACAGCGTTTCAATACTGTCTATTTGCTCTAGTTGCTGGCTCCATTCTGggtaataaaaagaaaatgtcGTTTGCATATCGTTTAATTGAAATGGGTTGGCTGTTTTTTTAGATATTAGAAGATTTGGCTTATGACTCAGAATCCCTGCGTCAAAAGTTGTCCTCCTTAACGACGAAACTAAATCAGGAGTAGTATTAGAGAGATACATAGCTTTGTAAATAGGGTTGAGCATAGTATCGAATACTCTACCTAGCAGTAAAGGTAATACATCTTTTGAATAGATCAAAGATTTCCAACGACCTAAAATAGTCATAGATGGAACGATGCACCCATTTATCAATAGTCTctccaaaaataatattttcgtGTCTTCTAAAAACTTTTTCtctttattcaatttctgcattttatcattctctaattttaattcattctCTCTTTCCAGTTCTACAGACTTATCATTATTCTCTTTCGATTTGTGAGAATTGTTATTGGCactttcttcatcatcatcgtcGGTTAGCGCAGCTGCCATAGCTAAGGGATTGTCGACACCTTTCATagatttttcttctaattctttatctaaattatctaGATAAGCTTTAATCTTAtcatttgataaatctAAGTTATCCCAgatagaagaaaaattaatgaagcCAGATCTTATTAAGATACAAACCATATCTAAATAATCTGTATCATTTGGATTCAGCCGCAAATATTCTATCACGGCTCTAGAGGCTGTGATATTTCCACCTTTGTTcagatatttatatttggtACAATCAGAGATTCCTGAAGAGAGCGAAGGCCAGAAATCTGTCTGCTTCAGAAATGCAATTAAAAACTCGTATTCCGtcataataaaaaatttggagatttccaaaaatatGCTTAAACACTTAAATTGATCCAGTGAATATTTTCCCATAATAAAATGTAATTGGTatgaataaaatgaaattttattagatcTGTCGGCATCGTAATA from Henningerozyma blattae CBS 6284 chromosome 4, complete genome encodes the following:
- the TBLA0D00290 gene encoding uncharacterized protein (ancestral locus Anc_2.116), which produces MNSKKSLKEILDSENIDFDDDIIEDNKVNIENSKDEVFADVENNDGDNDTSTICIECENEKWIIICQDCQDNFCEDCFNSIHKTGTRREHTFINTKIQENDIKASNANTIDVTGNNDHDNPDDEGNISNELEDRSFKVSNSISEGKLLKYLQKNISFIPMRLTYEERYLLKLLEATLEVSEYTNNVDILSYESKTKRIVKQLKELCSILSGLVIASNFKIGLKLIENKEYKKFSNWFKKIFEIGRRYKIMNPEKMKSNYGKLVYILMDSMLPEIESIMEFNLYKPINTIESFLIENNSKNTDNNEIYQMFRDNLILDATSYISSIGKTRTQINKLIKKKESAIETLANKYGKINGFDDEKIRQIIYSIDDFNTYTFMNRTPILRMQRRLDLFLEPEIMKKYPIGIKYGRGGSKLTHDHSKQYHYVQQSLMIWSIVQREMIHLWYLADLDLFSTTHYQLANTGHGLNRIKACPLIYKEMVKIIGECKMSSKEWIGSSVIHLGDHAVPNALFFLDKYIQIPNILMPFDNTINKIDEYVSHDVFFSEYITKEYGSTKDLKLIILQDSFTHMFDGSGADNFFMSGSCIDGRLTSAWNFCNELSKKKYYNIFLLTGFTGFNGNEGF
- the PGA2 gene encoding Pga2p (similar to Saccharomyces cerevisiae PGA2 (YNL149C); ancestral locus Anc_2.121), with the protein product MKFVDDIVEQFQDMSILKWIRLVVIVGGYILFRNIVEKELQKRKIKNQIKEDEKAKVEAREKELIEDPLAEVMTESINFGWGNRTRKRVEKQKDLFEKKAELLAQQQQYSHDESDADIEDLLVDD
- the RPC31 gene encoding DNA-directed RNA polymerase III subunit C31 (similar to Saccharomyces cerevisiae RPC31 (YNL151C); ancestral locus Anc_2.122), yielding MSFRRGGRGGGNAGGNSFLSNLPFGLGYGDVGKNDSTENPVVPLPVNNPITSKERSIAVSYIKFVENVREGPFYTSSISISIMDKKDKKNEEKKDHDIVEEGSINDGIERYSDKYLKKRKIGASIDDHPYYLPVFPKELYQVMGINKKKLLSLSNLNKKDDIYTGKGDSEDVGLSMLEKLKELAEDDDDEKSSNKQNAEAEEDFDEDFEEDEDGDDDYNAEKYFDDGDEDDYGDEEFENAF
- the THO2 gene encoding Tho2p (similar to Saccharomyces cerevisiae RLR1 (YNL139C); ancestral locus Anc_2.125) translates to MSESLTTRLNLLSKQIQTHFYNFNYLDSGFIANPSKRIIKIFHDFADIQEHDKQEKWLKEFFIEFFKFLFQDSLPSNVTVDDLSKLIEALIKVSATTKQLVMRTFVSAAAAYPKLNDERFTRLCSNLNCLHSELFKFSWASKNFISTSQNTYYKHILKREKYQIRKYNILSESSIGFAQYATLIYSIYYDADRSNKISFYSYQLHFIMGKYSLDQFKCLSIFLEISKFFIMTEYEFLIAFLKQTDFWPSLSSGISDCTKYKYLNKGGNITASRAVIEYLRLNPNDTDYLDMVCILIRSGFINFSSIWDNLDLSNDKIKAYLDNLDKELEEKSMKGVDNPLAMAAALTDDDDEESANNNSHKSKENNDKSVELERENELKLENDKMQKLNKEKKFLEDTKILFLERLLINGCIVPSMTILGRWKSLIYSKDVLPLLLGRVFDTMLNPIYKAMYLSNTTPDLVSSLRRTTFDAGILSHKPNLLISKKTANPFQLNDMQTTFSFYYPEWSQQLEQIDSIETLFNLSHKYLTVIGPSLGKCPQLISKLCRIGICNINSSADEEKLKIVDNWVNYVRKFILPAIPLLDLNSLVTSDIYELMSFFPFERRYYMYHEMINRTSKDILLVKVYFNKAERETKTILKALSTDTLERDARKLATLISTNPLATLLPTVRQIENYDKVSELVIFTAKYFNRFAYDALQYVLLLHLTQVRPTIQSDGINEVFWVQRLVSFISGLAKNCPDMDLTNIIVYITKTLHQGNVTATSLLRELIITVGGIRDLHEINTKSLIMLNSGEPLQKVARSLIYDTRDKNVGVAQKLVSDFVHQKSISEIIILLYNLNLNSNTENSHYKILSSKCDQMNTLLWSFIELVRFSLSEPEFKENILPFEILLSDYNIPTQWVFHIWRDSFQNVIDLNNITENSTFDNITFRGVNFSKLPKDLFLIFWTLILYDIQFNKEFYDDTKKRLSVELKEAVRTKKKAELSKKIKDLLVAGIAHQQTFNKVSTLLSEKGIMWKSALNDEAIKIFLQYCLIPRVIFSPSDALFGAYFIFLTFDNDTITDIFDILINSDIIRSLLFSSTPLESGNLGIFFSHCIKRLETIRSKKQLTDTYAVVLFKWYTSLTNQIIYLISEKSYMSVRNGIEFMKHFSKVFPIIDTHIILVINALNENLSVEEREDIKLPTNALLGHLSARLKHSLPLQDFRPLNADELIEKEKYENELEEIKKYETHLSNKKKEENLRNQIQLRKKKRQDDLDKTSLPTGPSTNRNSEHHQWPLQKVLRHMDDAVYFLKENNIKRAMDVITDDSAIDKINELRRQRTDVNHFREALSAIFIQYFSSLVQYQTMSEYKKRISNLRESIHFVSNEPDSKQADLYSDDASLRPTKKVSRYNSDTSRILDSAKHSYNDRHNEHSGEEFHNKESRYRDEHHDTRYNPPNRKSDGATPSRFANISSSNRSSGSHENVKPDRRVSNQYKDSNKSHINGDNDKSTTQINNVKNRSYNNDNDGKNINDTNNHRGQHTRTYEKPKSRPASLPSQPNFRDNFGNNSNSSNQNNNTTSSDKYPRKHEASRNTNDMRDEKRFKRNDGGWSSGRNDYNRNNSNSNSTNNGNSNNSNKGNSYNKNNDRDEKNYRYHSDQNTNYNNSRRDIQSKLPQAPKGPKGTRNNNNRQPSSRYQR